The proteins below are encoded in one region of Microscilla marina ATCC 23134:
- a CDS encoding helix-turn-helix domain-containing protein yields MNKVKSRQQIAEEYGVCRKTLYNWLKQENIKLKHRLVSPKEQKEIYDKLGMPNELNYI; encoded by the coding sequence ATGAATAAAGTCAAGAGCAGGCAGCAGATTGCCGAGGAATATGGCGTTTGCCGCAAAACTTTGTACAATTGGTTAAAACAAGAGAATATAAAACTTAAACATCGACTTGTTTCTCCAAAAGAACAAAAAGAGATTTATGACAAGCTCGGGATGCCCAATGAGTTAAACTACATTTAG
- a CDS encoding alpha/beta fold hydrolase: protein MVSYSYPIQKVIVGDHIDLAYITIGEGTQTLLFVHGFASHIPVWEKNIHILKKYYRCVALDLPGHGFSAKKDYPYSIDFYAQTVRQFIEKLSLKDVVLIGHSMGGQIAITLALQYAKLFSRLVLVAPAGFETFNETEKQWLSRFTPGHVIASSQYFRWVLNLKNYFYDLEPQEIAKLQDLNRDFFSLASNPYLHQILANSVRGMVQAPVFDLLPQLTLPTLVFFGKDDQLIPNKFLHPHLFSEQVARKGAGQIRASTLVLYNKAGHFLQYEQPSHFNIDLYKFLTPETFGP from the coding sequence ATGGTGAGTTATTCTTATCCCATACAAAAAGTGATAGTGGGTGATCATATTGACCTGGCCTATATAACAATAGGTGAAGGTACACAAACCTTGCTATTTGTACATGGTTTTGCCAGTCATATACCTGTATGGGAGAAGAACATTCACATACTCAAAAAATATTATCGCTGTGTTGCTTTAGATTTACCAGGGCACGGATTTTCGGCAAAAAAAGACTATCCCTATTCTATAGATTTTTATGCACAAACGGTACGGCAGTTTATAGAAAAACTTTCGCTTAAAGATGTAGTATTGATTGGGCATTCTATGGGTGGACAAATCGCCATTACACTTGCCTTGCAGTATGCTAAGTTATTTTCACGCTTGGTGCTGGTGGCACCAGCAGGGTTTGAGACATTCAATGAGACTGAAAAACAGTGGCTCTCGCGATTTACTCCTGGCCATGTAATAGCCAGTTCACAGTACTTTAGGTGGGTGCTCAATTTGAAGAACTATTTCTATGATTTGGAACCTCAGGAAATCGCAAAGCTACAGGATTTAAACAGGGATTTTTTTTCGCTTGCCTCTAACCCTTATTTACACCAAATATTAGCCAACTCGGTAAGAGGTATGGTGCAGGCTCCTGTATTTGACCTTTTGCCCCAGCTTACACTACCTACGCTTGTGTTTTTTGGAAAAGATGATCAGCTTATTCCTAACAAGTTTTTGCATCCTCATTTGTTCAGTGAACAAGTTGCCAGGAAGGGAGCAGGGCAAATAAGAGCAAGCACGCTTGTGTTATACAATAAGGCAGGGCATTTTTTACAGTATGAACAACCCTCTCATTTTAACATTGACCTGTATAAATTTTTAACTCCTGAGACATTTGGGCCATAA
- a CDS encoding toxin-antitoxin system YwqK family antitoxin codes for MYRYKYFISAFIFTLLLGGVAPYTLAQTPTPNKKDVLETDSIPEIDLDTEEDELLGIKKKRKKKKRKKKKRDKKRWFGYSTKKTYVRNRSRRYELEIVRYLDEWPDLEQDRDKYVQEIYYYDAKRRRVRSAKWAKIRARLKKGDKLYLLHGLYRKQINKKLREKGYFFMGMKHSTWEKFDRKYILLTKEKYNRGWRKNSKISYYDGSNGQKIKEVIPMYHKTKHGMYYFFYDNGRIAIKGKYQYNQKIKRWTYYYKGGNRKKMEQYPNRFYQTLYNKKETPFDLYRWNARGQQTYDYTRDYKKGRK; via the coding sequence ATGTATCGATATAAGTACTTCATTTCTGCATTTATTTTTACTTTATTACTTGGAGGGGTGGCTCCCTACACTTTAGCCCAAACTCCTACCCCTAACAAAAAAGATGTATTGGAAACAGATAGTATTCCAGAGATAGACCTGGATACAGAAGAGGACGAACTACTGGGGATTAAAAAGAAGCGTAAAAAAAAGAAACGTAAAAAGAAAAAGCGTGATAAAAAGCGTTGGTTTGGGTATAGTACTAAAAAAACCTACGTTCGAAATCGTTCCAGGCGTTATGAACTAGAAATTGTAAGGTATTTGGATGAATGGCCTGACTTGGAGCAAGACCGCGATAAATATGTACAAGAAATTTATTATTATGACGCCAAGCGTCGCAGGGTACGCTCAGCTAAATGGGCAAAAATAAGGGCTCGCCTCAAAAAAGGTGATAAACTATACTTACTGCACGGTTTATACCGTAAACAAATCAATAAAAAACTGAGGGAAAAAGGTTACTTTTTTATGGGTATGAAACACAGCACCTGGGAAAAATTTGACCGTAAGTACATCTTATTAACCAAAGAAAAGTATAACCGGGGTTGGCGAAAAAACTCCAAAATTAGCTACTATGATGGTAGTAATGGACAAAAAATAAAAGAAGTGATTCCGATGTATCATAAGACAAAACATGGGATGTATTATTTCTTTTATGACAACGGCAGGATAGCCATCAAAGGGAAGTATCAATACAACCAAAAAATAAAGCGCTGGACTTATTATTATAAAGGTGGAAACCGTAAAAAAATGGAGCAATACCCCAATCGCTTTTATCAAACGCTTTATAACAAAAAAGAAACACCATTTGATCTTTATCGCTGGAACGCCAGAGGACAACAGACTTATGACTATACCAGGGATTATAAAAAAGGAAGAAAATAG
- the rsmH gene encoding 16S rRNA (cytosine(1402)-N(4))-methyltransferase RsmH → MSKYHQPVMLKECIEGLAINPDGVYVDVTFGGGGHSKAILEQLSEKGKLYAFDQDADAKQEAKEIDHPGFYLIRANFRYLKKYLKMYGVSKVDGILADLGISSHQIDTPERGFSTRFDAYLDMRMSESIEVTAQDVVNEYSESELHKILGMYGELKNAKTVASTIVRARQDAAINTVEELKSAVKRHAPRGREFKFFAQVFQALRIEVNEEIQVLEVMLEQAAEVLKPQGRLVVMSYHSLEDRPVKNYIQKGRFRGEAEKDMFGNVLKPLRAINRKIITAQEEEIALNNRARSAKLRIAEKLF, encoded by the coding sequence ATGAGCAAATACCACCAACCTGTCATGTTGAAGGAGTGTATAGAAGGGCTGGCCATCAACCCTGACGGTGTTTATGTAGATGTAACCTTTGGCGGTGGTGGGCACTCCAAGGCTATACTAGAGCAACTCAGCGAAAAGGGTAAATTGTATGCATTTGATCAGGACGCTGACGCCAAGCAAGAAGCCAAGGAAATTGATCACCCAGGGTTTTACTTAATCAGGGCAAACTTTCGCTACCTGAAGAAGTACTTAAAAATGTACGGGGTAAGTAAGGTAGATGGCATTCTGGCTGATTTGGGTATTTCTTCACACCAAATAGACACTCCTGAACGAGGATTTTCTACTCGTTTTGATGCTTATTTGGACATGCGCATGAGCGAAAGTATTGAGGTAACTGCACAAGATGTAGTGAATGAATACAGTGAATCGGAGCTGCATAAGATCTTGGGTATGTATGGCGAACTAAAAAATGCCAAAACAGTAGCTAGTACTATAGTGAGGGCTCGCCAAGATGCAGCTATTAATACAGTAGAAGAGCTAAAATCTGCAGTAAAAAGGCACGCTCCAAGAGGCAGAGAGTTTAAGTTTTTTGCTCAGGTATTTCAGGCACTCAGAATTGAGGTAAATGAGGAAATACAAGTACTGGAAGTAATGCTAGAGCAGGCTGCAGAGGTACTTAAGCCTCAAGGCAGGCTAGTAGTCATGTCTTATCACTCGCTGGAAGATCGTCCAGTGAAAAATTATATCCAAAAAGGAAGATTTAGAGGGGAAGCTGAAAAAGATATGTTTGGGAATGTTCTTAAACCTTTGCGTGCCATCAACCGAAAGATAATTACGGCACAAGAGGAGGAGATAGCGTTAAACAACCGGGCAAGAAGTGCCAAATTACGGATTGCTGAGAAGTTATTTTAA
- a CDS encoding acetyl-CoA acetyltransferase has protein sequence MKHKVYILNGAQTDFAINWHREEKGIDEILKQAFVVAADQSQLKVSDIQCAHVGNFVGELFCGQGHLGGLFASIHPDLEGIPTARHEAACASGSMAVLAAMRDIEAGWYDLACVAGVEMMRNVDGATAANYLGAAAWVGKEAKNAQYPWVAMFSEVTDYYRNNFGLKEEHLAAIAQNNYANAQLNPLAQTQHWKLEPTAFGNDPTLNPVIEGCIRKSDCSRITDGAAVVFLASETYARKYAQQRGISFESLPYIKGWGHRTAPMLLQDKLQNKVPQGAYPFPHLHHTIQEALTRANLPSSQVLDAIETHDCFTISEYVALEHFGLAAPGEAWKVIENGSFNLGGTIPVNPSGGLIGTGHPVGATGVRMLLDAYKQVSNQAEAYQVEGAKNVGILNIGGSFTTIASFVVGV, from the coding sequence ATGAAACACAAGGTGTATATATTAAATGGTGCCCAAACTGACTTTGCTATCAACTGGCATAGAGAAGAAAAAGGCATTGATGAAATATTAAAACAAGCTTTCGTTGTAGCAGCGGATCAAAGTCAACTAAAAGTGAGTGACATCCAATGTGCCCATGTAGGCAATTTTGTGGGAGAGTTGTTTTGTGGACAGGGACACTTAGGGGGACTATTTGCCAGTATACACCCTGACCTTGAGGGGATTCCAACAGCCAGGCACGAAGCAGCCTGTGCATCAGGAAGTATGGCTGTGTTAGCAGCTATGCGTGACATCGAAGCAGGATGGTATGACTTGGCATGTGTTGCGGGGGTAGAAATGATGCGAAACGTAGATGGTGCGACTGCGGCTAATTATTTGGGGGCAGCGGCCTGGGTAGGTAAAGAAGCTAAAAATGCTCAATACCCTTGGGTGGCTATGTTTTCGGAGGTTACAGACTATTATCGAAATAATTTTGGGCTAAAGGAAGAACACCTTGCGGCAATTGCTCAAAATAATTATGCCAATGCTCAACTTAACCCACTTGCCCAAACCCAACATTGGAAGCTTGAACCTACTGCTTTTGGCAATGACCCGACCTTGAACCCTGTAATAGAGGGCTGCATTCGGAAATCAGATTGCAGCAGGATAACTGACGGAGCAGCGGTTGTATTTTTAGCTTCTGAAACTTATGCTCGAAAATACGCTCAGCAAAGAGGCATTAGCTTTGAAAGCCTCCCTTATATCAAGGGTTGGGGGCACAGAACGGCTCCTATGCTACTGCAGGACAAACTTCAAAATAAAGTACCTCAAGGTGCTTACCCTTTCCCACATTTACACCACACTATTCAAGAGGCGCTTACCAGAGCAAACCTTCCCTCGTCTCAAGTGCTTGATGCCATTGAAACACACGATTGTTTTACTATCTCAGAATATGTTGCCTTAGAGCATTTTGGCTTGGCTGCTCCTGGTGAAGCCTGGAAAGTGATAGAAAACGGCTCTTTTAATCTTGGTGGGACCATTCCAGTAAATCCAAGTGGAGGGTTGATTGGTACAGGACACCCAGTAGGAGCCACTGGTGTACGCATGCTACTAGATGCATACAAACAAGTGAGTAATCAAGCGGAAGCTTATCAGGTAGAGGGCGCTAAAAATGTAGGCATCCTCAACATTGGTGGAAGTTTTACCACAATTGCCAGCTTTGTAGTAGGTGTTTAG
- a CDS encoding carotenoid oxygenase family protein, which produces MKNDIMNYALEMANPYLLGPYAPVFEEIVADNLEVIGEIPQDIHGTYVRNGPNPRFEPEGHYHWFDGDGMLHAIQIENGKAIYRNRWIRTSNFKEETQAEKSLWQGLMGRFSANKDRPWNRGVPLKDTANTAVAYHNGKLLAGWYMCGDLYAIDPVTLETKGVESFGGTLQSKAMAHVKVDEHSNEMMFFDYELTKAYIAYGVVDGTGKVTHFTKVKTPGPRVPHDMAITENHSILMDLPLIYDLSVMVSKGKAAPVFQRELPSRFGILPRFGTADQVCWFEAKPCYIYHTINAWEEGDEIIMDCCINPEPTPQKKLPPNATPEEKLNAYLRLDAHLYRYHFNMKTGQTREYALDDRSTEFPLMNSQYLGRKSRFAYNQHLDLSEKLRFDGIVKYDTQKQTAETHWYGDGVSGSESPFIPKPHAKDEDDGYVISFVTDARTDLSEVIILDAKNIADAPLARIKLPQRVPLGFHACWVNSDRIFN; this is translated from the coding sequence ATGAAAAATGATATAATGAATTATGCCTTGGAAATGGCCAATCCTTACTTACTAGGACCTTATGCTCCTGTTTTTGAAGAAATAGTGGCAGATAACCTTGAGGTAATAGGTGAAATTCCGCAAGATATTCATGGAACTTATGTACGTAATGGTCCCAATCCTCGATTTGAACCCGAAGGTCATTACCATTGGTTTGATGGCGATGGTATGCTGCATGCCATTCAGATAGAAAATGGAAAGGCTATTTATAGAAACCGTTGGATACGTACAAGCAATTTTAAAGAAGAAACTCAAGCCGAAAAATCGTTATGGCAGGGGTTAATGGGGCGTTTTTCGGCAAACAAAGATCGCCCGTGGAACAGGGGGGTACCTTTAAAAGATACCGCCAATACTGCGGTGGCTTACCATAATGGTAAATTGCTGGCAGGTTGGTATATGTGTGGAGACTTGTATGCCATAGACCCGGTAACCTTAGAAACCAAAGGGGTTGAAAGTTTTGGAGGAACGCTACAGTCTAAAGCAATGGCGCATGTAAAGGTAGATGAACACAGTAATGAAATGATGTTTTTTGATTATGAGCTTACCAAAGCTTATATAGCTTACGGGGTGGTGGATGGCACAGGTAAAGTTACTCATTTTACTAAAGTAAAGACGCCTGGTCCAAGAGTGCCACACGATATGGCTATTACTGAAAATCATTCTATCTTGATGGACTTGCCTTTGATCTATGACTTGAGTGTAATGGTGAGTAAGGGCAAGGCTGCTCCTGTTTTTCAGCGTGAACTGCCCAGTAGGTTTGGTATTTTGCCTCGCTTTGGTACTGCCGATCAGGTATGTTGGTTTGAAGCCAAACCTTGCTACATTTATCATACTATCAATGCTTGGGAAGAAGGTGATGAAATTATTATGGATTGTTGTATTAACCCTGAACCAACCCCACAAAAAAAACTACCGCCAAATGCTACTCCAGAAGAAAAACTAAATGCTTACTTACGTTTAGATGCGCATTTGTACCGTTATCACTTTAATATGAAAACAGGACAAACCAGGGAGTATGCCTTAGACGACAGAAGTACAGAGTTTCCTTTAATGAATAGCCAATATTTGGGGCGTAAGTCACGTTTTGCCTATAATCAACACCTTGACTTATCGGAAAAACTGAGGTTTGACGGCATAGTAAAGTATGACACCCAAAAACAAACAGCAGAAACTCATTGGTATGGTGATGGGGTATCGGGCAGCGAATCGCCTTTTATTCCTAAGCCTCATGCTAAAGATGAAGATGACGGCTATGTCATCAGTTTTGTAACAGACGCCCGTACCGACTTGTCAGAGGTAATCATTCTGGATGCTAAGAATATCGCAGATGCTCCACTTGCCCGCATTAAGCTTCCTCAACGGGTGCCACTTGGGTTTCATGCTTGTTGGGTAAACAGCGACCGGATTTTCAATTAA
- a CDS encoding head GIN domain-containing protein — MAVFSFNLSAQNTETRTPGSFNSLSIGLAAKVELSEGGAESIRIEANGVELNQIETNVEDGKLRIRWKKGYRNWKRRKNVKLWITYRSLNKIGIGGSASVVAKSTLKGNQLSLSVSGSGNLTAQVAVTNLKTSISGSGSLRISGKANDQSIKISGSGSIRAFELASTAATVRISGSGSARIQVKDAITARISGSGSVRYKGNPSKIMSKSSGSGSVRSAN, encoded by the coding sequence TTGGCAGTTTTCAGTTTTAATTTATCTGCCCAAAATACCGAAACCCGTACCCCAGGATCTTTTAATAGCTTAAGCATTGGTCTTGCAGCTAAGGTAGAGCTTAGTGAAGGAGGTGCTGAATCGATAAGAATAGAAGCAAACGGAGTGGAACTAAATCAAATAGAAACTAACGTGGAGGATGGGAAGTTACGTATAAGATGGAAAAAGGGGTACCGTAACTGGAAACGTCGCAAAAATGTGAAACTATGGATTACTTACCGTTCTTTGAATAAGATAGGTATTGGTGGATCGGCTTCGGTAGTTGCTAAATCAACTTTAAAAGGTAATCAATTAAGTCTTTCAGTGAGTGGCTCAGGTAACTTGACAGCACAAGTAGCTGTAACAAATCTTAAGACCAGTATTTCAGGATCAGGGAGTTTACGTATATCAGGTAAGGCAAATGACCAGTCTATTAAAATTAGTGGATCAGGTAGTATTAGAGCTTTTGAATTGGCATCGACAGCCGCTACAGTTAGAATAAGTGGGTCGGGTAGTGCACGTATACAGGTAAAAGACGCTATCACGGCACGTATTAGTGGATCGGGCAGTGTGAGATATAAAGGAAATCCATCTAAAATAATGAGTAAGAGCAGTGGATCGGGTAGCGTTCGTAGTGCCAACTAA
- a CDS encoding redoxin domain-containing protein — translation MRLYTGQTAPHFSTQDITGKPISINEHLKEEKIFLAFLRNTKCPLCSWHLYQLSLILDKLREQNLRVIVVYESRKQMFLKSTFFKDNLLKQQNLHIISDPDRKLYDIYKAEISPEKSTLEALKAAGRMQDIANAEKDGFTGDALESGTHPDAIPADFLIDEDLVIKHAHYGNDSGDHIALELVESFAQNNTTITK, via the coding sequence ATGAGACTCTATACTGGACAAACTGCCCCCCATTTTTCTACACAAGATATTACTGGCAAACCTATTTCAATCAATGAGCATTTGAAAGAGGAAAAAATATTCTTAGCTTTTTTACGCAACACCAAGTGCCCTTTGTGTAGTTGGCATTTATATCAGTTGTCATTAATCCTAGACAAGTTGCGCGAGCAAAACCTTCGGGTGATAGTAGTATATGAATCGCGCAAACAAATGTTTCTGAAAAGCACTTTCTTTAAAGACAACTTATTAAAACAGCAGAATTTACACATCATATCTGATCCCGACCGAAAACTCTACGACATATACAAAGCCGAGATTTCACCAGAGAAATCTACCCTGGAGGCTTTAAAGGCAGCAGGACGTATGCAAGATATTGCAAATGCCGAAAAAGACGGGTTTACAGGAGATGCCTTAGAGTCTGGCACTCACCCCGATGCTATACCTGCCGATTTTTTGATTGATGAAGACTTAGTGATAAAGCATGCTCATTATGGCAATGATTCTGGAGATCATATTGCGCTTGAGTTAGTAGAATCATTTGCTCAAAACAATACTACAATAACGAAATGA
- a CDS encoding DUF3103 family protein: MRIFNRINWLIVLIVLGTFACTQQEKTVTPTTPVTPITNKAEVRTGLDQNRADFAKALAQSMSNSGVREFIKDEASKKFDGDFDILYGKSKDAQVGGQTLEQTIAKHLVPTNGRVNKQAFLTDLLNNDPLLNIAVPVNIENWNTASYKPLVAVLTEAYDDQKTSHILAYDTDGNEHWIDAQTQPTQPVVVLGGNERLKTDAEFQERLKMRQLVPTLCDEMMKRQAPYYTTPNKKESYFLIEPCDGGGLGSGSGSGSGSGSGSGSGSGPTTDSDCYRDGKSYERLKAMYFTKSGLNKYEGWPAGAPEVDVRVYTPDESRNYDEAKRVRFIDNLEPRKRKDIKDKWWEAGNLSLLYWDEDVHGSVIYIHFVEDDYQPGVSVKSISVKPKFKVKLPVVGEVELALDIKIEINTKDEDMGGMTIDKCASPPDTRGRSCYNLNQYFSFELSH, translated from the coding sequence ATGAGAATATTTAATCGTATTAACTGGTTGATTGTGCTCATAGTATTAGGCACATTTGCTTGTACTCAACAAGAGAAAACAGTCACACCTACTACACCTGTTACACCTATTACTAATAAAGCTGAAGTACGCACTGGGCTAGACCAGAACCGTGCTGATTTTGCCAAGGCGCTTGCTCAGTCAATGAGCAATTCAGGAGTACGTGAGTTTATCAAAGACGAAGCTTCCAAAAAGTTTGATGGAGACTTTGATATTCTTTATGGAAAGTCTAAAGATGCTCAAGTTGGCGGGCAAACCCTTGAGCAAACCATTGCCAAACACTTGGTGCCAACCAATGGCCGTGTAAATAAACAAGCGTTTTTGACCGACCTCTTAAACAATGATCCATTATTAAACATTGCGGTTCCTGTAAATATTGAAAACTGGAATACTGCCAGCTATAAGCCTTTAGTAGCCGTATTGACTGAGGCTTATGATGACCAAAAAACCAGTCATATTTTGGCCTATGATACTGATGGTAACGAACACTGGATTGACGCACAAACTCAACCAACGCAACCAGTAGTTGTATTGGGCGGAAACGAGCGTCTAAAAACCGACGCAGAGTTTCAAGAGCGTTTGAAAATGAGACAGTTAGTACCTACGTTGTGTGATGAAATGATGAAACGTCAGGCTCCTTATTATACTACTCCTAACAAAAAAGAGTCTTACTTCTTGATTGAACCTTGCGATGGAGGAGGACTTGGTAGTGGTTCAGGCTCGGGATCAGGATCAGGTTCAGGTTCAGGTTCGGGATCAGGACCTACTACTGATAGCGACTGTTACCGTGATGGAAAGTCTTATGAGCGCCTAAAAGCAATGTACTTTACTAAGTCTGGTTTAAACAAATACGAAGGATGGCCAGCTGGTGCACCAGAGGTAGATGTTCGTGTGTATACTCCAGACGAAAGTCGCAATTATGATGAAGCCAAGCGCGTACGCTTTATTGATAACCTAGAGCCTAGAAAACGCAAAGACATCAAAGATAAATGGTGGGAAGCTGGCAACCTATCTTTACTGTACTGGGACGAAGATGTACACGGATCTGTAATCTATATTCACTTTGTAGAGGATGATTATCAGCCAGGTGTGTCTGTAAAAAGTATCAGTGTAAAGCCCAAGTTTAAAGTAAAACTTCCAGTAGTAGGTGAGGTAGAACTTGCTTTGGATATCAAGATTGAGATCAATACCAAAGACGAAGACATGGGAGGGATGACTATAGATAAGTGTGCTTCTCCTCCAGATACTCGTGGTAGAAGCTGTTATAACCTTAACCAATACTTTTCTTTTGAGTTAAGTCACTAA
- a CDS encoding DUF3103 family protein: protein MRKPFIRNILLAVTLTYGMLACNQRQQEVSPQPNVVLSKANIVTDLDQDMADFAQALAKSLESADLRNFVKQEAAKRFDGDYDILFGKASSAKIAGKSFRQYIEANLPTNKQRTTNKEVLIDRILSQNPLLNIAVPVHLHNWKTGVYTPKVAVLPEGYDDRTTSHIKAFDASGKAYWIDAQNEPDEPVIVVGWNERLKTSGQYQQYLQSNKRLIALCEEEMKRKTPYYTMPNGRESFYIIEPCDGGGLGGGGGSTGGSGPTGGDPNPGCYRSIDKVERLNGMYFTKAGLNYYEGWPAGAPEVDVRIFVGDIAHNFTKEKEVRFYDNLEPRKRKDIKDKWWNPGNKSLFMWDEDKVGQVFLAHFVEDDQQIKILNREIPIPIKFIPFVNVTVTIKIDSRDEEIGYMIVDQCAAPPDTKDGRASYNVNQYFSFSLSR, encoded by the coding sequence ATGAGAAAACCATTTATTAGAAATATACTGCTGGCAGTAACACTTACCTACGGTATGCTTGCTTGTAATCAACGACAACAAGAGGTAAGCCCTCAACCTAACGTTGTGTTAAGCAAGGCCAATATTGTAACTGACCTTGATCAGGATATGGCTGATTTTGCTCAAGCACTAGCCAAGTCGTTGGAAAGTGCCGATTTGAGAAACTTTGTAAAGCAAGAAGCGGCTAAAAGGTTTGATGGTGATTATGATATACTGTTTGGTAAAGCAAGCAGTGCAAAAATAGCTGGTAAATCATTTCGCCAATATATTGAAGCTAACTTGCCAACTAATAAGCAGCGAACCACAAATAAGGAAGTATTGATTGACCGTATACTATCTCAAAACCCTTTATTAAATATTGCAGTGCCAGTACATTTACACAACTGGAAAACGGGAGTGTATACGCCTAAAGTAGCGGTGTTGCCTGAGGGGTATGATGATCGCACCACTTCACACATCAAAGCATTTGATGCCAGTGGCAAAGCCTATTGGATAGACGCTCAGAATGAACCTGACGAGCCTGTGATTGTAGTAGGCTGGAACGAACGCTTGAAAACCTCTGGCCAGTATCAGCAATATCTCCAAAGCAATAAGCGATTGATTGCTTTGTGTGAAGAAGAAATGAAGCGAAAAACACCTTATTACACTATGCCCAATGGCAGAGAGTCTTTTTACATCATTGAACCTTGCGATGGTGGTGGACTTGGTGGAGGCGGAGGTAGTACTGGTGGTTCGGGGCCTACTGGCGGAGACCCTAACCCCGGTTGCTATCGTTCTATTGACAAAGTAGAAAGACTAAATGGAATGTATTTTACTAAAGCAGGTCTAAACTATTATGAAGGTTGGCCAGCAGGTGCTCCTGAGGTAGATGTGCGTATCTTTGTAGGTGACATAGCCCATAACTTTACAAAAGAAAAGGAAGTTAGGTTTTATGACAATTTAGAACCAAGGAAACGCAAAGATATCAAAGACAAGTGGTGGAATCCTGGCAATAAGTCTTTGTTTATGTGGGATGAAGACAAGGTGGGGCAAGTATTTCTGGCGCACTTTGTAGAAGATGACCAACAAATCAAGATTTTGAACAGAGAAATCCCTATTCCTATCAAGTTTATCCCTTTTGTGAATGTAACTGTGACCATTAAAATTGATTCACGTGATGAAGAAATAGGGTATATGATTGTAGATCAATGTGCAGCTCCTCCCGACACCAAAGATGGGCGGGCAAGCTATAATGTAAATCAATACTTTTCGTTTAGCCTGAGCCGATAG
- a CDS encoding TetR/AcrR family transcriptional regulator: MNDTLKEQQLTYIITKAEEVFFMKGFTHTNISDISKAAKRSRTTIYSYFETKENLYLAVIYHSFLKFITVLEQVNIEGKNGLEKILAYGKGYLDFCQQCPQHHQIILDYYTLIKTNQWRATNQMTYAGKVRKIALRPLKVMITEITNGQQDHSITSELPPATLFINIWAQLIGITHLSQNLKNPNSFILLDIELKDWRQNTLNIIQNLLTTK, from the coding sequence ATGAATGACACACTCAAAGAACAACAGCTGACTTATATTATTACCAAGGCAGAAGAGGTCTTTTTTATGAAAGGCTTTACTCATACCAATATTTCAGATATAAGTAAAGCCGCCAAGCGTAGCCGTACAACTATATATAGTTATTTCGAAACCAAAGAAAACTTGTACCTGGCTGTAATCTATCATTCCTTTTTAAAGTTTATCACGGTGTTGGAGCAAGTCAATATAGAAGGGAAAAACGGATTGGAAAAAATACTGGCTTATGGTAAGGGGTACCTTGACTTTTGCCAACAATGCCCTCAACATCATCAAATCATACTAGACTACTATACATTGATTAAAACTAACCAATGGCGTGCTACTAATCAAATGACGTATGCTGGTAAAGTTCGAAAAATAGCTTTACGCCCTTTAAAAGTAATGATAACTGAAATTACAAATGGACAGCAAGACCATAGCATCACGTCAGAGTTGCCACCAGCTACTTTATTTATCAATATCTGGGCGCAATTGATAGGGATCACCCATTTATCTCAAAACCTGAAAAACCCTAATAGTTTTATTTTGTTAGATATAGAGCTAAAAGACTGGAGGCAAAACACTTTAAATATTATTCAAAACTTGCTCACCACAAAATAG